From Deferrisoma camini S3R1, the proteins below share one genomic window:
- the era gene encoding GTPase Era — translation MESREETGEIRVTRSGFVGILGRPNVGKSTLLNRILGQKVVITSPKPQTTRNRVAGVLTRDGVQMVFFDTPGVHAGQKLINRYMVREALSCVPDVDVVLFLVDAATGRHPDDEVLAGHLRRSQKPVILVVNKADRNRTAPTEAFQDLVPAVAVHRISALTGEGVEAILDDLASRMPEGPAYYPEDQLTDRPERFLAEEFVREKVFELTGEEIPYSVAVTVEAWEERPEADLVVIHATIHVERPSQKAIVIGKGGRVIKEVGRRARLDLEALLGTRVFLDLHVTVDRNWTKDPRALRRFGYEVRR, via the coding sequence GTTGGAATCCTGGGTCGGCCCAACGTGGGCAAGTCCACGCTCCTGAACCGGATCCTGGGGCAGAAGGTCGTGATCACCAGCCCCAAGCCCCAGACCACCCGGAACCGGGTGGCCGGGGTGCTCACCCGAGACGGGGTGCAGATGGTGTTCTTCGACACCCCGGGCGTCCACGCCGGCCAGAAGCTCATCAATCGGTACATGGTGCGCGAGGCCCTGTCGTGCGTGCCCGACGTGGACGTGGTTCTGTTCCTGGTGGACGCCGCCACGGGCCGCCACCCGGATGACGAGGTGCTGGCCGGGCACCTGCGCCGGTCCCAGAAGCCGGTGATCCTGGTGGTGAACAAGGCGGACCGCAACCGAACGGCCCCCACGGAGGCGTTCCAGGACCTGGTGCCGGCCGTGGCGGTGCACCGGATCTCCGCCCTGACCGGCGAGGGGGTGGAGGCCATTCTCGACGACCTGGCCTCGCGCATGCCCGAGGGGCCGGCCTACTACCCCGAGGACCAGCTCACCGACCGACCCGAGCGGTTCCTGGCCGAGGAGTTCGTGCGCGAGAAGGTGTTCGAGCTGACCGGGGAGGAGATCCCCTACAGCGTGGCGGTCACGGTGGAGGCGTGGGAGGAGCGGCCCGAGGCGGACCTGGTGGTGATCCACGCCACGATCCACGTGGAACGGCCCAGCCAGAAGGCCATCGTGATCGGAAAGGGCGGCCGGGTGATCAAGGAGGTGGGCCGGAGGGCCCGCCTGGACCTGGAGGCGCTGCTGGGGACCCGGGTGTTCCTCGATCTGCACGTGACCGTGGACCGGAACTGGACCAAGGACCCCCGGGCCCTGCGCCGGTTCGGGTACGAGGTGCGGCGATGA
- the der gene encoding ribosome biogenesis GTPase Der — translation MRLVAIVGRPNVGKSTLFNRLVGKRVAIVEDVPGVTRDRRYAAVDWGDRRFTLVDTGGLDPDPAGEVAAGMTRQALLAVEEADLILFVTDVREGVLPADEEIARGLRRRSKDVVLVANKADGPRWETAAAEFYALGFERVLPVSAEHGRGLEELEGEVRDRLPEADAEPPEADEQGTRVAVLGRPNVGKSSLVNRLLGEERVVVSAEAGTTRDPVDTLVRRDGRPYLLIDTAGIRRRSRVEKGVERWSVVRALRTVDRAHVCLVLLDATEGLTDQDARILNLVLKGGRALGIVLNKWDLVEKDEKTFDRTVAELRRRLGPHGHVPVVSMSALTGQRVHRVFDLVDTLYREWTRRIPTSQVNAFLEATLRELPPPVKAGKRTRIYYMTQVRTAPPTFAAFTSFPEGISESYHRFLVNRLRDAFGFAGVPVRLEFRRRTRPGEEDR, via the coding sequence ATGAGGCTGGTGGCCATCGTGGGGCGGCCCAACGTGGGCAAGTCCACCCTGTTCAACCGGCTGGTGGGCAAACGGGTGGCCATCGTGGAGGACGTCCCCGGAGTGACCCGCGACCGCCGGTACGCCGCCGTGGACTGGGGCGACCGGAGGTTCACCCTGGTGGACACGGGCGGCCTCGACCCCGACCCGGCTGGCGAGGTGGCCGCCGGCATGACCCGGCAGGCCCTCCTGGCCGTGGAGGAGGCCGACCTGATCCTGTTCGTCACGGACGTCCGGGAGGGGGTGCTGCCCGCGGACGAGGAGATCGCCCGGGGCCTGCGTCGGCGGAGCAAGGACGTGGTGCTGGTGGCCAACAAGGCCGACGGCCCCCGCTGGGAGACCGCTGCGGCCGAGTTCTACGCCCTGGGGTTCGAGCGGGTGCTGCCCGTGTCGGCCGAGCACGGCAGGGGGCTCGAAGAGCTCGAGGGGGAGGTCCGCGACCGGCTCCCCGAGGCGGATGCCGAACCGCCCGAGGCCGACGAGCAGGGGACCCGGGTGGCGGTGCTGGGCCGGCCCAACGTGGGCAAGAGCTCGCTGGTGAACCGCCTCCTCGGGGAGGAGCGGGTGGTGGTGAGCGCCGAGGCCGGCACCACCCGGGACCCCGTGGACACCCTGGTCCGCCGCGACGGCCGGCCCTACCTGCTCATCGACACCGCCGGGATTCGGCGGCGCAGCCGGGTGGAGAAGGGGGTGGAGCGGTGGAGCGTGGTGAGGGCCCTTCGCACCGTGGACCGGGCCCACGTGTGCCTGGTGCTCCTGGACGCCACCGAGGGGCTCACCGACCAGGACGCCCGCATCCTGAACCTGGTGCTCAAGGGGGGCCGCGCCTTGGGCATCGTGCTCAACAAGTGGGACCTGGTGGAGAAGGACGAGAAGACCTTCGACCGGACCGTGGCGGAGCTGCGCCGGCGGCTGGGGCCCCACGGCCACGTGCCCGTGGTCAGCATGTCGGCGCTCACGGGCCAGCGGGTCCATCGGGTGTTCGACCTGGTGGACACCCTCTACCGGGAGTGGACCCGGCGGATCCCCACCTCCCAGGTCAACGCGTTCCTCGAGGCCACCCTGAGGGAGCTGCCGCCGCCGGTCAAGGCGGGCAAGCGCACCCGGATCTACTACATGACCCAGGTGCGCACGGCCCCCCCCACCTTTGCCGCGTTCACCAGCTTTCCCGAGGGCATCTCGGAGTCGTACCACCGGTTCCTGGTGAACCGGCTCCGGGATGCGTTCGGATTCGCCGGGGTGCCGGTGCGGTTGGAGTTCCGACGCCGGACCCGGCCCGGAGAGGAGGACCGATGA
- a CDS encoding M24 family metallopeptidase, translating into MTGDRSYLEEIRARVARLQAGMKRQGLGGALLVQNASRYWASGTMQAGAVVVPAGGDPVVFVRKDLDRARRESPCRVEGLASLRDLPARVREVLGGVPEPLGLEWDVLPVNQARRFQGLFEGVDLADVSGALALARAVKTPWEHRAIAEAARVVAEAVARVPELLRPGIPEIELAAAVEYELRRRGHGGLLRMRGFNQEIFYGHVMAGPTAAEPSFLDAPTGGAGLGPALAQGPSTRAIGPGEPVTVDLVGNHQGYLCDQTRIFCLGRPPRQVAEAFEAACAVQDAVIETARPGATGDELYRVARRAAEATPFADTFLGHRNPVSFVGHGIGLEVDEPPFLARGFRVPLEEGMVFALEPKFVIPGVGAVGVEDTFRVTATGVERITLSPRELGLVEI; encoded by the coding sequence ATGACCGGAGACCGAAGTTACTTGGAGGAGATCAGGGCCCGGGTGGCCCGGCTCCAGGCGGGCATGAAGCGCCAGGGGCTCGGGGGCGCCTTGCTCGTGCAGAACGCGAGCCGGTACTGGGCCTCGGGCACCATGCAGGCCGGGGCGGTGGTGGTCCCAGCCGGGGGAGACCCGGTGGTGTTCGTGCGCAAGGACCTCGACCGGGCGCGGCGGGAAAGCCCGTGCCGGGTGGAAGGGCTGGCCAGCCTGCGGGACCTGCCGGCCCGGGTTCGGGAGGTGCTCGGCGGCGTGCCCGAGCCCCTGGGGTTGGAGTGGGACGTTCTGCCCGTGAACCAGGCCCGGCGGTTCCAGGGGCTGTTCGAGGGGGTGGACCTGGCCGACGTGTCGGGCGCCTTGGCCCTGGCCCGGGCCGTCAAGACGCCGTGGGAGCACCGGGCCATCGCCGAGGCGGCCCGGGTGGTGGCCGAGGCCGTGGCCCGGGTGCCGGAGCTCCTGCGGCCGGGCATCCCCGAGATCGAGCTTGCGGCAGCGGTGGAGTACGAGCTGCGGCGCAGGGGCCACGGGGGGCTGCTGCGCATGCGCGGGTTCAACCAGGAGATCTTCTACGGCCACGTCATGGCCGGTCCCACGGCTGCCGAGCCTTCGTTCCTGGACGCGCCCACCGGGGGGGCAGGGCTGGGCCCGGCCCTGGCCCAGGGGCCCAGCACCCGCGCGATCGGACCCGGCGAGCCGGTCACCGTGGACCTGGTGGGCAACCACCAGGGGTACCTGTGCGACCAGACTCGCATCTTCTGCCTGGGCCGGCCCCCGCGGCAGGTGGCAGAGGCGTTCGAGGCCGCCTGCGCCGTGCAGGACGCCGTGATCGAGACGGCCCGGCCCGGCGCGACGGGCGACGAGCTGTACCGGGTGGCCCGCCGGGCGGCCGAGGCCACGCCGTTCGCCGACACCTTCCTGGGCCACCGCAACCCGGTGAGCTTCGTGGGCCATGGCATCGGGTTGGAGGTGGACGAGCCCCCGTTTCTCGCCCGAGGGTTCCGGGTTCCCTTGGAGGAGGGTATGGTGTTTGCGCTGGAACCCAAGTTCGTGATTCCCGGGGTGGGCGCCGTGGGGGTCGAGGACACCTTCCGGGTCACGGCGACCGGGGTGGAGCGGATCACCCTCTCTCCGAGGGAGCTCGGGCTCGTGGAGATCTGA
- a CDS encoding ATP-binding protein, whose product MPLTWGWVAAVAFAYLLLLFGVAYWAERRKDRGRSIIANPLVYALSTAVFCTSWTFYGSVGRATVSGFQFLAVYLGPTLIAFSWWTLLRKWVRVARDNHITSLSDLVASRYGKSGWLGALVTVMILVGNTPYIGLQLKAISSTFEILTQVSREAPFRVVGHPESFLEDTAFAVALVLGVFGGMFGARRLDPSERHEGMVAAVALESVVKLVALLLVGAFVTWGLFGGFRDIFARISEHEFFAHLLTLGAAPARSYATWFTLLVLSACSVMLLPRQFHVMVVENCSEEHIRHAMWMFPLYLFLINLFVAPIAFGGLLLFQSPTLADTFVLRIPLRTGHNLLALVAFLGGLSAATGMVVVSSVAISTMVLNNLVVPVLIRLGWPRRPAPLLLHCKRAIIVGVILLGYAYYRLLGERFMLVDIGLLSFAAAAQLAPAVLGGLYWRQATARGAAAGLLAGFGAWVYFFLTPSLARAGWIPVSVLIEGPAGIRLLRPDAFLGLEGLDLWSHGLFWSMLFNAVAFLAVSLLTRPSQAELEQIPKFVDAMRPSPRVRLDLRMARAPSVGEFEELLAKFLGPEKARQRLAEFLGGPGYDPRAVLSDDRMLELQAHVERTLAGALGPVAASRVVQRYLDLKGTTLEEIFDVFGAVSLSLEESREEMEARVRELAVLFEASKRVAATLDEDEAIRAVLDLVGAEFGMDCRAVFVVRGGRLEPAQAHGFRPSYLEAMSMGPVRPSYVVQAMADRRTVFLSDAGLSPRPVPLEVLENPRLLSLIATPIVHENQVLGILAAGSSQRKGYFSEKFVEAFEALATELALALANARLYREIRELNRTLEQKVRERTRELEEANRNLQELDRLKSEFLANMSHELRTPMNSILGYTQLVLDGVDGPLTPEQRQSLERVEKNATHLLKLINDILDLSKIEAGRMELDLHEFDLKALADEVAGDLWTMAEAKGLSLTVEAEEGDLRVRADPNKVREVLNNLVNNAIKFTDRGGVVVRVRSDDRGRPGVAVEVEDTGIGIPEDSLGIIFEAFKQLDGSTTRAYSGTGLGLSIAKRLMELHGGEITVTSRVGEGSRFTVWLPREGPERKA is encoded by the coding sequence ATGCCCCTCACCTGGGGGTGGGTGGCCGCGGTGGCCTTCGCCTATCTCCTGCTCCTGTTCGGCGTGGCCTATTGGGCCGAGCGCCGGAAGGACCGGGGCCGGAGCATCATCGCCAACCCCCTGGTGTACGCCCTGTCCACGGCCGTGTTCTGCACGTCGTGGACCTTCTACGGCAGCGTGGGCCGGGCCACCGTCAGCGGGTTCCAGTTCCTCGCCGTGTACCTCGGCCCCACCCTGATCGCGTTCTCCTGGTGGACCCTCCTGCGCAAGTGGGTCCGGGTGGCCCGCGACAACCACATCACCTCCCTGTCGGACCTGGTGGCCTCCCGGTACGGCAAGAGCGGGTGGCTGGGCGCCCTGGTCACCGTGATGATCCTGGTGGGGAACACCCCCTACATCGGGCTGCAGCTCAAGGCGATCTCCAGCACCTTCGAGATCCTTACCCAGGTGTCCCGCGAGGCCCCGTTCCGGGTGGTGGGCCACCCCGAGTCGTTCCTGGAGGACACCGCCTTTGCCGTGGCCCTGGTGCTCGGGGTGTTCGGGGGCATGTTCGGGGCCCGCCGCCTTGATCCCTCGGAGCGGCACGAGGGAATGGTGGCGGCCGTGGCCCTGGAGAGCGTGGTGAAGCTGGTGGCCCTGCTGTTGGTCGGGGCGTTCGTCACCTGGGGGCTGTTCGGCGGGTTCCGGGACATCTTCGCCCGGATCTCCGAGCACGAGTTCTTCGCCCACCTGCTGACCCTGGGGGCGGCGCCGGCCCGGTCCTACGCCACCTGGTTCACCCTGCTCGTTCTGTCGGCGTGCTCCGTGATGCTGCTGCCCCGCCAGTTCCACGTGATGGTGGTGGAGAACTGCAGCGAGGAGCACATCCGCCACGCCATGTGGATGTTCCCCCTGTACCTGTTCCTGATCAACCTGTTCGTGGCCCCCATCGCCTTCGGAGGGCTCCTGCTGTTCCAGAGCCCCACCCTGGCCGACACCTTCGTGCTGCGCATCCCCCTGCGTACCGGCCACAACCTCCTGGCCCTGGTGGCGTTCCTGGGCGGCCTGTCTGCGGCCACGGGCATGGTGGTGGTGTCGTCGGTGGCCATCTCCACCATGGTCCTGAACAACCTGGTCGTGCCGGTGCTGATCCGGCTCGGCTGGCCCCGCCGCCCCGCGCCCCTGCTGCTCCACTGCAAGCGGGCCATCATCGTGGGGGTGATCCTGCTGGGCTACGCATACTACCGGCTGCTGGGCGAGCGGTTCATGCTGGTGGACATCGGCCTGCTCTCGTTCGCGGCCGCGGCACAGCTGGCCCCGGCCGTGCTGGGGGGGTTGTACTGGCGCCAGGCCACGGCCCGGGGGGCCGCGGCCGGGCTCCTGGCCGGGTTCGGGGCGTGGGTGTACTTCTTTCTGACCCCGTCCCTGGCCCGGGCGGGGTGGATTCCGGTCTCCGTGCTGATCGAGGGGCCCGCAGGGATCCGGCTGCTGCGGCCCGACGCGTTCCTGGGGCTGGAGGGCCTCGACCTGTGGAGCCACGGGTTGTTCTGGTCGATGTTGTTCAACGCCGTGGCGTTCCTGGCCGTGAGCCTCCTGACCCGGCCGTCCCAGGCGGAGCTGGAGCAGATCCCCAAGTTCGTGGACGCCATGCGCCCCTCCCCCCGGGTCCGTCTGGACCTCCGGATGGCCCGGGCCCCGTCCGTGGGGGAGTTCGAGGAGCTCCTGGCCAAGTTCCTGGGGCCCGAGAAGGCCCGGCAGCGCCTGGCCGAGTTCCTGGGTGGACCCGGCTACGACCCCCGGGCCGTGCTGTCCGACGACCGCATGCTCGAGCTCCAGGCCCACGTGGAGCGGACCCTGGCCGGGGCCCTCGGCCCGGTGGCGGCCAGCCGGGTGGTGCAGCGGTACCTGGACCTGAAGGGCACCACCCTCGAGGAGATCTTCGACGTGTTCGGGGCGGTGTCCCTGAGCCTGGAGGAGAGCCGGGAGGAGATGGAGGCGCGGGTGCGGGAGTTGGCCGTCCTGTTCGAGGCCTCGAAGCGCGTGGCGGCCACCCTGGACGAGGACGAGGCGATCCGCGCGGTGCTCGACCTGGTGGGCGCCGAGTTCGGCATGGATTGCCGGGCCGTGTTCGTGGTCCGCGGGGGCAGGCTGGAGCCGGCCCAGGCCCACGGGTTTCGGCCTTCCTACCTGGAGGCGATGTCCATGGGGCCGGTGCGCCCCTCGTACGTGGTGCAGGCCATGGCCGACCGGCGCACGGTGTTTCTGTCGGACGCGGGCCTGAGCCCCCGGCCGGTGCCCCTGGAGGTGCTGGAGAACCCGAGGCTGCTCTCCCTGATCGCCACCCCCATCGTGCACGAGAACCAGGTCCTGGGCATCCTGGCGGCCGGCAGCAGCCAGCGCAAGGGGTACTTCTCCGAGAAGTTCGTGGAGGCGTTCGAGGCCCTGGCCACCGAGCTGGCCCTGGCCCTGGCCAACGCCCGCCTGTACCGGGAGATCCGGGAGCTCAACCGGACCCTGGAGCAGAAGGTCCGGGAGCGGACCCGGGAGCTGGAGGAGGCGAACCGCAACCTCCAGGAGCTCGACCGGCTCAAGAGCGAGTTCCTCGCGAACATGAGCCACGAGCTGCGCACGCCCATGAACTCGATCCTGGGCTACACCCAGCTCGTGCTCGACGGCGTGGACGGCCCCCTGACGCCGGAGCAGCGGCAGAGCCTGGAACGGGTGGAGAAGAACGCCACCCACCTGCTGAAGCTGATCAACGACATCCTCGACCTGTCCAAGATCGAGGCCGGTCGCATGGAGCTGGACCTCCACGAGTTCGATCTCAAGGCCCTGGCGGACGAGGTGGCCGGAGACCTCTGGACCATGGCCGAGGCCAAAGGGCTGTCCCTGACGGTGGAGGCGGAGGAGGGGGATCTGCGGGTGCGCGCCGATCCCAACAAGGTGCGGGAAGTGTTGAACAACCTTGTGAACAATGCTATCAAGTTCACGGACCGGGGAGGGGTGGTCGTGCGGGTGCGGTCCGACGACCGAGGCCGGCCCGGTGTGGCCGTGGAGGTGGAGGACACCGGCATCGGCATCCCCGAGGACAGCCTGGGGATCATCTTCGAGGCGTTCAAACAGCTCGACGGCTCCACCACCCGGGCCTACAGCGGCACCGGGCTGGGGTTGAGCATCGCGAAGCGGCTGATGGAGCTGCACGGGGGGGAGATCACGGTCACGAGCCGGGTGGGCGAGGGCAGCCGGTTCACGGTGTGGCTGCCCCGTGAGGGCCCGGAAAGGAAGGCATGA
- a CDS encoding response regulator — translation MAPRILVVEDNVDNRELLVKVLVRQGYRVTEAASGEEALDMAARERPDLVLMDINLSGMDGLEATRRLKADPRMGGVPVVAITAYAMVGDRERALEAGCDGYIPKPVDVRALPDHVARFLRQGRDEDPRPPTSRGSPP, via the coding sequence GTGGCGCCGCGGATCCTGGTGGTGGAAGACAACGTGGACAACCGGGAGCTCCTGGTGAAGGTCTTGGTGCGGCAGGGGTACCGGGTGACCGAGGCAGCGTCTGGCGAGGAGGCCCTCGACATGGCGGCCCGGGAGCGGCCGGACCTGGTGCTGATGGACATCAACCTGAGCGGCATGGACGGCCTGGAGGCGACCCGTCGGCTCAAGGCCGACCCCCGGATGGGCGGGGTTCCGGTGGTGGCGATCACGGCCTACGCCATGGTGGGGGATCGGGAGCGGGCCCTGGAGGCCGGATGCGACGGGTACATCCCCAAGCCGGTGGACGTGCGGGCCCTGCCGGACCACGTGGCCCGGTTCCTTCGGCAGGGACGGGACGAGGACCCCCGGCCCCCAACCTCTCGAGGGAGCCCACCGTGA
- a CDS encoding ATP-binding response regulator, which yields MTTAPKILVVDDNIDNVELLVKRLRAAGYRTCEAYDGEEALEKVAAEDPDLVILDVMMPKLDGYAVCERLKRNEATRMIPVLMLTAKREVPDKIRGLDIGADDYITKPFNPQELMARVKSLLQRRFTEERRFTEERLDALGQMAEGVAHEVRNPMVAIGGFARRIRDKLPEDSPLRDYAERILHEVHRLESMVEDIVRFKTLMISPYQEVDLRSLAEEVLREAEPEAREAGLELVRAFEPVPAVEADPPNLRLALANLIENAIEATDAGGTITVETADLGDKVRVTVRDTGRGIPRDQVANVFDPFYTTKTAGAGMGLTMVHRIVSRHGGTVEIESRVGKGTAVHLLLPCRHPGGA from the coding sequence GTGACCACGGCGCCGAAGATCCTGGTGGTGGACGACAACATCGACAACGTCGAACTCCTCGTGAAGCGCCTGCGGGCGGCGGGGTATCGAACCTGCGAGGCCTACGACGGCGAGGAGGCCCTGGAGAAGGTGGCCGCCGAGGACCCGGACCTGGTGATCCTCGACGTGATGATGCCCAAGCTCGACGGCTACGCCGTGTGCGAGCGGCTCAAACGGAACGAGGCCACCCGGATGATCCCGGTGCTCATGCTCACGGCCAAGCGGGAGGTGCCCGACAAGATCCGGGGCCTGGACATCGGGGCCGACGACTACATCACCAAGCCGTTCAACCCCCAGGAGCTGATGGCCCGGGTGAAGAGCCTGCTCCAGCGCCGGTTCACCGAGGAGCGGCGGTTCACCGAGGAGCGGCTGGACGCCCTGGGGCAGATGGCCGAGGGGGTGGCCCACGAGGTGCGCAACCCCATGGTGGCCATCGGGGGGTTCGCGCGCCGCATCCGCGACAAGCTCCCCGAGGACAGCCCGCTGCGGGACTACGCGGAGCGGATCCTTCACGAGGTCCACCGGCTCGAGTCCATGGTGGAGGACATCGTCCGGTTCAAGACCCTGATGATCTCCCCCTACCAGGAGGTGGATCTTCGGAGCCTGGCCGAAGAGGTGCTGCGCGAGGCCGAGCCCGAAGCCCGGGAGGCGGGGCTGGAGCTGGTGCGCGCCTTCGAGCCGGTGCCGGCCGTGGAGGCGGATCCCCCCAACCTCCGGCTGGCCCTGGCCAACCTGATCGAGAACGCCATCGAGGCCACCGACGCGGGCGGCACCATCACGGTGGAGACCGCGGACCTGGGCGACAAGGTGCGGGTCACGGTGCGCGACACCGGCCGGGGCATTCCGAGGGACCAGGTGGCCAACGTGTTCGACCCGTTCTACACCACCAAGACCGCGGGCGCCGGCATGGGGCTCACCATGGTGCACCGGATCGTGTCCCGCCACGGGGGAACCGTGGAGATCGAGAGCCGGGTGGGCAAGGGTACCGCGGTCCACCTGTTGCTGCCCTGCCGCCATCCGGGCGGGGCCTGA
- the xerD gene encoding site-specific tyrosine recombinase XerD — protein MADRTGPTVWLDAFLDHLAVEKGLSPRTVEAYARDLARFQTFLETLGQDLTGATGTDVVGFLRAEKRRGVSGRTLARRVSALRGFFRFLCREGAVSRDPTARLASPKAWKTLPHTLSPEDAAALVEGPRGEDPLALRDRAILELLYGSGLRVSELCDLTLGFVDLSMGYVRVVGKGSKERVVPLGERAAEALRAYLDRGRPRLLRGRKRCDAVFVSRLGRRMSRQSVWNLVKKRCLEAGVPPSTSPHTLRHSFATHLLEGGADLRSVQMMLGHADLATTQVYTHVTRRRLAELVRRHHPRSRR, from the coding sequence TTGGCCGATCGGACCGGCCCCACGGTGTGGCTCGACGCGTTCCTCGATCACCTGGCGGTGGAGAAGGGGCTGAGCCCCCGCACGGTGGAGGCCTACGCCCGGGACCTGGCACGGTTCCAGACCTTTTTGGAAACCCTGGGGCAGGACCTGACGGGGGCGACCGGCACGGACGTGGTCGGGTTTCTGCGGGCTGAGAAGCGCCGGGGTGTTTCGGGCCGCACCCTGGCCCGCAGGGTCTCGGCCCTGCGGGGGTTCTTTCGGTTCCTGTGCCGGGAGGGGGCGGTGTCCCGGGACCCCACCGCCCGCCTGGCCTCGCCCAAGGCCTGGAAGACCCTGCCCCACACCCTGTCCCCCGAAGACGCCGCAGCCCTGGTCGAAGGCCCCCGGGGGGAGGACCCGCTGGCCCTGCGCGATCGGGCCATCCTCGAGCTCCTGTACGGCTCGGGCCTGCGGGTCTCCGAACTGTGCGACCTGACCCTGGGGTTCGTGGACCTGTCCATGGGCTACGTGCGGGTGGTGGGCAAGGGCAGCAAGGAACGGGTGGTGCCGCTGGGGGAGCGGGCGGCCGAGGCCCTGCGGGCGTACCTGGACCGGGGAAGGCCGCGGCTCCTCAGGGGGCGGAAGCGGTGCGACGCCGTGTTCGTGAGCCGGCTGGGAAGACGCATGTCCCGCCAGTCGGTGTGGAACCTGGTCAAGAAGCGGTGCCTGGAGGCGGGGGTCCCCCCGAGCACCAGCCCCCACACCCTGCGCCACTCGTTTGCCACCCACCTGCTGGAAGGGGGCGCGGATCTGCGGAGCGTGCAGATGATGCTCGGCCACGCCGACCTCGCCACCACCCAGGTGTACACCCACGTCACCCGTCGCCGCCTGGCCGAGCTGGTGCGCCGGCATCACCCCCGGAGCCGAAGATAG